The segment AGAGACCCCCAGGACAGAAGAGAGCGTGggtaaaggggaggggaaatatgtgaatgattttggggaaatgattATCAGATGTGTGTTTAGTCCAGGACAATCAATGAATAtgtgtgcaaaatacagaatatgaacaGAAACTTCCCTGCACTCAGCATGCTCGGCTTTGGGAGGAGCTATCCCCCGTGCATCTGGCTGAATAAAGAATGCTGCTTCTTAATGCTGCATTGGTGTGaaggagttttctgttttaccGAATTTTAGCTAACTCCCACTCCCAAGAaaagctctgtctcctgctgttcacaaacagagaagggctggtggcagaTGTGGGGGTCggaggctgcctggggcacagtgACCATGAAATAATCAAGTTTTCAATGATCTCTGAAAGAAGGAGGGACAGCAACAAAACTTCCACACTGGAATTAGgcagggcagactttggcctatttagGATGCTGACTTGGGGAGTACTGAATCAGGGACTGAATTTTAAGGGAAacagcccttaaaaacaaaggggtCCAGGACTGATGGACACATTTCAAGAATGTAATCTTAAGGGGGAAAGAGCAGCCTGTCCCACTGTGGCAAAACATGAGCTGGTGAGGAAAATGACTGCCCTGGCTGCCCATGGAGCTTTTGAgggaactcaggaaaaaaggGCCGGCAACTCTAGAAGTGTTTACGGATGTTTTTAGGTCATTCAGAAAGAGAAGTTGAGAGGTGAAAGGTCAATTAGAGCTTAACCTGGCCACTTCTGTGAAGAATAATTGAAAACAtttctataaataaattaatagcaAAACCTGGGATAAGGAGAACCTCTACTCTTTATTGGATGCAGTGGAGAATAGAGTAACTAAAGataaggaaaaggctgaggtagTTAACACcttatttgcattaattttcaaTATTAGGGCAGGTTATCCTCAGGACAAGAGTTCTGAGCTGGcagatgggcacagggagcagaacagccccTGTAATCCAGGAGTAAGCAGCTGgtgacctgctgagccactcagatgctcacaggtggatgggatgggatggaatccATCCTAGGGGaatgagggagctggtggatgagctccccaagctgctctccatcatttcccatcagtcctggctcagcagggaggtgccagagcactggaggtgccagtgtgagcccatccccaagaagggctggaaggaggatctggggaactccaggcctgtcagcctgacctcggtgccCGGCAAGGTTCTGGAACAGATCACCTTGAGAGCCATCACAGGGCACCCACAGGATGGCCGAGgggtcagagccagccagcgtgGATTTAAGAGGGGCAGGTCTTGCCTGAGCAccctgatctccttttataaCCAGGTGACCCAGCTGTGGatgtgggaaaggctgtggatgtgtccatctgcacttcagcaaagcctttgacactgtctctgacagcattccctggaaaagctgcagcccacggcttggGCAGGTTCCCTCCTGGCTGGGAGATGGAAGAGCTGGCTGGAGGCTGGGCCCGAGAGTGGTGGggatggtgctgcatccagctggtgtccagtccctgctgctgtcccccaggGATCTGTGCTGGGCCCAGTCCTGTTTCACATCTTCACTGATGATCTGGGTGAGGGGATCGAGCCCACCATCaccaaatttgcagatgacaccaagctgggtgtgagagtggatctgctggagggcaggacaAGACGACACAGCCttgagctgcaccaggggaggttgaGGCTGGACaagaggaagaagttcttcacagaaagggtaaGTGGCCATTGGAATGGGCAGGccagggaggaggtggcagaGTCACTGTCCCTCTGCAGTGGCACTTAGTGGCATGTCTGGGTGACAAGGCGGTATTAGGGCattggttggacttgatgatctccaaggtcttttccagcctatttgattctgtcattctgtgatgattgggacactctggggccattgtgacactgcagggcctcGTGGAACTGAGAGGACCAGAGTGACACTGTGCAGCCCCATagaaccagggctccattgtGGTGCTCTGGGGCCAAATGGAAGCAGGGAGTTCCCCGTGACCCTGGGTCCTCGTGGAACCACagaggccattgtgacactgagggGCCTGGTGGAACCCAGGGGTTTCACCATTTGGACACTGAGAAACCAAGGAGAGCATTGGGAGAGTCCAGGGCCCAGTGGAACCAAGGGGCCGTTCTGACACTGcggggcctcatggaaccaaggggacattgtgacactgcaggaccTTGTGTAACCAAGGGGCCACTGTGACACTCCGGGGCCTCAAGGAATCTGGAAGGCCGTTGTGACACTGTGTGGCCTCGTGGAAACAAGGagtccattgtgacactgaggggacTTGTGGAACCACAGAGAGCATTGTGACAGTGTGGGACCTCATGTGACCATGGGGCCTTTGTGACATCCtggggccccatggaaccaagggacCACTGTGAAACTGGGGCACCAACGAgaacattgtgacactgtgaagccccatggaaccaaggagtcCATTGTCACATTTtggggccccatggaaccaaggagaccagTGTGACAGTGCAGGGCCTGGTGTAACCAAAGGGACATTGTGACAACGAGGGCCCCCTTGGAACCAAGGATATCATTGCAGATGACACCGAGCTGGATGTGAGTGTTGATCTGCTagagggtaggagggctctgcacagggccctggacaggctggatccaaagcccaaatccaacaaggtgaggttgaacaagtccaagtgccgggtcctgcactttggccacaacaacccctgcagtgctccaggctggggacagaggggctggagagcagccaggcagaaagggacctgcagggactgatggacagcaggctggacatgagccagccgtgtgccctggtggccaagaaggccaatggctcatggcctggatcaggaatggtgtggccagcaggacctaagcagctgtgccagcacagatctgcccccagctctgcacacagacattgctgctgcagctccagagaaggcaacaaaagggcagctctgcagaaaactctgctgggCGATCCTTTACAGCCACCGAGAGCGCAGCCCCTCATTGACACAGTGTGTGGCCACAGGGAAgatggagagaaacaaaatgagaaatggcacaAACAATGACATTTCTTTGTGGACAACATTAAAatctaaaacaaagaaaaagaacgTCCAGAATGAAAACAAGAAGTATCAAAGTAGACTTTTATTACAAGTGATTTGCAGAAATTGGCCAGCAGTTTAATGTTCCTGGAAGCATCCAGTCATCagtctccacactgcagccctgagctcctggttcctcagactgtagatgagggggttcagggctggaggcaccactgagtacagaactgacagggccagatccagggatggggaggagatggagtgGGGTTTCAGATGAGaaaatgctgcagtgctgaagaACAGGGAGACCACGaccaggtgagggaggcaggtggaaaaggctttgtgccgtccctgctcagaggggatcctcagcacggccctgaagatctgcacataggtgaaaaaaatgaacaccAAACATCCGAATCCTAAACAGGCACTAACAGCAATGAGTCCAAGTTCCCTGAGgtaggatttggagcaggagagcttgaggatctgtgggatttcacagaagaactggcccagggcattgccatggcacaggggcagggaaaatgtattggccgTGTGCAGCAGTGAATagagaaaggcactggcccaggcagctgctgccatgtgggcacaagctctgctgcccaggagggtcccgtagtgcaggggtttgcagatggacacgtagcggtcgtagcacatgatggtcaggaGGGAAAGCTCTGTtgcaagaaagaagaaaatcagaaagacTTGGGCAGCACATcctgtgtaggagatggtgctggtgccccagagggaattgtgcatggctttggggacagtggtgcagatggagcccaggtcgctgagggccaggttgagcaggaagaagaacatgggcgtgtgcaggtggtggccgcaggctacggcgctgatgatgaggccgttgcccaggagggcagccagggagatgcccagcaagaggcagaagtgcaggagctgcagctgccgcgtctctgccagtgccagcaggaggaagtggctgatggagctgctgttggacatttgctCCTGGCTGCACATGGGCACCTgttcatggagaaaggacagtgaaGAGACAGAGGAGATTCCTGTATCCAAAATCAAAGCCATTTCCCATACACCATCCCCTGGAACACACAGACATGGTCTTTAGTGTTTTCaagttctggggttttttttataagcTTCCCCCATAACTCTCCCAGTATTCTTGGATATCAGAAAccctcagcatttctgctgcctCCAGGGAGAACAGAGAAAGTTCTGTGATGCAAAGTGGTGAGTGGAGAGTGAGGGGAGATGGTCTGTCATTCTCACCTCTTCAGAATTTCTCTGGGTTTTAACCTTTCTCCAGGGGAGGATGATCAGCTTCCTacattttccctaaaaaaacccccaggCACTGTTGAGAGCAGATGGATCCAGCACAGCCCCGCTCCACATTTGTAGCCAAGGACTCACGTTGCTCATTTCACCAACCCAGCCACATTTTCAGTGTCACaacacctctgcctttccccatcAATCTGATAACTCAGAGATGCTCTAGGACAGGTTTGCACCCTGGATTGAAGCTCCCAGCTTGGACTGAAATCTCAGGAAGATTTCCAAGTGCCCTTCTGATGGCATTGGATGAAGGGAgatgcagctccttccctggctgcagtgccagcattGCCCAGAGCcgggccctggggacagctgtgtcaccctgagccagctgtgccccctgccagagcccccagtgccgggcagctgctcccagccctgtgctctgcagagggaactgggcccggggctgcagagctgccccacggctctgctgcagctctgcctgcacaggaggggctgcacgCCTTGGAGCCCCGGCCCTGAGGGCAGAGGcttggctgggggcacaggacGGAGGGGGCttgtgcagaaggaggggctgcactggaggggATCCTCTGCACATCTGTAAactctccctgccacagcatttctggcttttgttttctctccttccctgatcttctctctgcttcctggagattttcctcctgcaggtgtttccctgtgcctgatctctctgtgccagcactcccagaccccaaatctcTGTGCACTCTCCTTGGCCTGACAGAACCCTGCCTGTTTGCAGGGCactggctgggggcagcttcTGATGGCAGCTTGGAGAAAGGAGAGCTCAGACTGAGCCTGATGGCTCCAGCAGAGGTGATGCTGGTGCTGTCCatgggcagagtggctgcaaGCACATTAGGGATCTCCTGTGAACATATTGAACAGTTAAAGTAACAGTTCAGATGTCTCAGGCACTTGACAAATGCATAATTTCTAATTCTTAATCATCCTTTAATATTTATCCCTCCATCTCATCCATTTTCCAATGGTAGGAAATAGAATACAAAGTCTTAGgaaatttcctaatttttatCAAATCCTTGTCTTGTAAATATTCTATGACTGGTCAGAACCCCTCAGCATGTCAGAGCTTCATGAGCATTTCACCTGCCCTGCACCAGAAATACTCAGAGTTGTACTCACCGGGTCTGTGGGCATTGGCatgttccagcttgaggagatcactgcaggagctgcagctgcattgtcctgcagccagaggttcctgtgccaagggctggcagtgattctgccccaggcacttctcagcaccttcccagccctgactgattgaagctctctgtgcctctgggctgtgcccgcgctggctgcaggcagtgccccagccctgctgggctgggagaagagctgctcatccagagaaatgtgctcttgaagctctgcttgcttaccagcatcaccctctgtgccaggagcccggcccagctcagcagcacagacacagcacaaggacttgaatgagcctctggggctttgtgctcaggccctgaacatcaggccctgagagggagctgcagaaacctctccagaactccaagtcagaatccaactccaaagttgctttgacttttaatgggtcCTGTGATAAACTATGGTAACttatttgttcatcaaaagaattagaatattaaagggggaaatataaaattaaagtataagggatCAGCTTGattgttaggagataggggaaaCATCTGTAaagttgggaaacaggaagcaCCTGCTACAAACCACGAGGAATAGGCAtattgcaaggctatagacatattaCAAAACGCAagaccacaagtatgattaTTCACCatttagggagcttttcttagcttgttttttgcagacacaggctaaaggatgttgggggatggctggagctgattgtgaaatcagcgaccaccggGCGGCGGCCAGCGAAGTGGACGGcgtaggagtgctccgggtacgcccatcaaTGGccggagccgattgtgaaaccaacgatcacctgcctcgacacaacgcagagacgatgcagagggatgctcaagctacgcccaccgctatcgcaagagacgcgaataaaaaaacctccaagaaactataaaagagactgaataaggggaGTGGGgcgtggggcactgcagtgtgggacactgcaggaggggcggtttggagacccctacccacccagcgctgttttgcttgctactgcttgctgtaattaataaaattctaattgaccttaaaaaggctgaatcaaattattcgcctcaatttatcacaatttggtgccgtgactcggataaaggAAACCCGGGACGGAGACCCCACTAGGGTGAGGCGCCCCACCGCCTTTTTGCGGTGGACCTAAGGGGGggcttcc is part of the Vidua macroura isolate BioBank_ID:100142 chromosome 30, ASM2450914v1, whole genome shotgun sequence genome and harbors:
- the LOC128820766 gene encoding olfactory receptor 14J1-like — its product is MSNSSSISHFLLLALAETRQLQLLHFCLLLGISLAALLGNGLIISAVACGHHLHTPMFFFLLNLALSDLGSICTTVPKAMHNSLWGTSTISYTGCAAQVFLIFFFLATELSLLTIMCYDRYVSICKPLHYGTLLGSRACAHMAAAAWASAFLYSLLHTANTFSLPLCHGNALGQFFCEIPQILKLSCSKSYLRELGLIAVSACLGFGCLVFIFFTYVQIFRAVLRIPSEQGRHKAFSTCLPHLVVVSLFFSTAAFSHLKPHSISSPSLDLALSVLYSVVPPALNPLIYSLRNQELRAAVWRLMTGCFQEH